Part of the Thermodesulfovibrionales bacterium genome is shown below.
GGGAAACGCTGTTGATGAATTGATAGAGAGCCTTCGTCGTCTCCTTTCGAAGGGAGACACGATCATTGATGGCGGAAACAGTTTTTACCGGGACGACGTCCGTCATGAGAAGGAACTCAGACCAGACGGGATTCATTACATGGACGTTGGCGTGAGCGGCGGTATCTGGGGGCTCAAGAACGGATATTGCCTCATGATTGGAGGAGAGAAAAAGGACTATATGCGGTTTGAGCCTCTCTTCAAGACCCTTGCGCCGAAGGACGGCTATCTCTACTGCGGACCTGTGGGAGCCGGCCACTTTGTGAAGATGGTCCACAACGGCATCGAGTACGGCATGATGTCTGCCTATGGCGAGGGCTTTTCGATCCTCAATGCTTCGCCTTACGCAAAGGGCATGGACTTCTCGAAGATCGCCCATCTCTGGAACCAGGGCAGCGTCGTCAGGTCATGGCTCCTTGAACTGGCAGAAGCCGCATTCAAGAAAGACAGGGACCTTTCTCATATCGAGGGATACGTCGAGGATTCAGGGGAAGGCCGCTGGACAGTCCAACAGGCGATAGAGACGGCCACTCCTTCCCCCCTGATTGCGCTGTCGCTCTTTCAGCGCTTCCATTCCCGTGAGACCGACGCCTTTTCAGACAGGCTTCTGGCCGCACTGCGAAACGAGTTCGGCGGTCATGCGGTAAGAAAGAAGAAAAAGTGATGTGCCACAGAGTGACAAGGGCAAAGAGTACTAAGTCCTCGGGCGTGGTTACCTATAAGCCCTAATGAGTCCTAACAATCAACAACAGGACTTTCGGATATCTAAGCTGACAACAGGGCACAAATGGTTGATAATGGCTGGTTTACAGCTTTGAATTTTGTAAGATCCAACCGTCCTTTACTGCATATCCAAAGATCTTTAGGACTTCGGATTGGGTCTTCGTTAGGTCTTCAAGACGCCTGTTAAGTTTTTTGCTGCCCTTGGCCATATAGAGAGCTGTCCTCAGCTCCCTCAATTCCTTCAGTACGTCCTCAGCGGAAAGGTTTATCCCTGCTGTCTTGAGCTTGTTTCTGAAGATGCTGAAGTAAACCATAGCCACCACGCAGGTCAGGATATGAAGCCGTATCTTGGAATCTGTCCAGTGGTATTGAGGGGTCACTGCTATGCTGAAGGGTGATTTGCTCTTTCTGAACTGTCTTTCGATTTTACTGCGCTCATTATAGGCCAGATAAATCTCTTCTGTGCTCCAGTCGATATTGTCGGTGATGATGATGTTCTTTCCAAAGCGGTCCATGGCGATCTTTATCTGATACTGGTGCTGTCTGAAACTCATCTCCCCGCTGGCAAAGGAAATCTCGTAGTACTGTGAACCGATATGGAGATCCTCACAAAGACGATAGTACCTCTCCCGTATGGACTCCTCATCCTTCCAGTGAGGTCTCTGTTCCCGATAGTTTCTCCGGTACAGGAGAAGTTCCTCCCTCACGCTGTTAAGTTTCTGCTCGAAGTCCATCTTCTTTTTCCGATGCGTCCTCGGATTATAGGTGACCACGACCGCCCGATCTTTTCCCCAGTACTGTCCGGTGTTTCTGTATGCCAGGATTTGTTCTCCTTCCTCTCCCCGTTCCCTGAGGTCCTGATTCTTCGGTATCGATAACGGTGAGAAGTGTTTCAGATCTTTCCCTGCAAGATCCTCAGCGAAAAAGGGAGAGTAGCTCGTAATAAAATGGACCCGCTGGTTCTCATCGATATATTCAACGTTGTCCTCTGAGTTCATGCCCTTGTCAAAGACAACGGTCAACCGTTCCTTGGTCTTTCCCCAAGAACAGATCTCCCTAAAAAGCTCCTCGATACTTTCATGCAACACCTTGCTGTCGTGCCTGTTTCCCGGATACAGACGGTAGTAAACCGGAATGTTCCAAGAGCGTTCTACGAGAAGAGCTAGCCCCAATTGCCTCAGATGATGTTTGCCGTCCTTATTCTTTCCCCTGACCGCTAGATCGGATTCTGTTTTGCTTGAAAGATAGGTGTAATAATTCGTCGTATCAAACAAAAAACAATCCGCAGACACCGGAACAATTTCCCTCACTTTGCGAAAGAACCTCTGCGAGATTTCTTTTACCGACCCCTCATCTACCTTATCCCATTTGTCCCAGAAGGCTTTGGAGTTCAGTCGCTCTATCGCGACAGGGCGAATATGCTGAATGTCGGTCTTCTTGTACCATTCAGGAAGCCTCAGTTTGCTTAACGGTTCAATGATCCTGTTCAGTACAGCGTAGTAACAGTATTCCCCTACCGTGGGCCTTTCCTCATTGCCCTTGGCAGGAACGACCGAGTCCACGATCTCGGTAAACCCGACCTCCTTGTCGATTTCGTTGAAGATAAACAGAGCGCCAAACTCTCGGGACGAAAGCGATGTCAATGTCCCCTTCTGATCCGTTGTAAACAGCTCGAGGATCCTTTCGGGTGAGCCGAGGTACACCTGGTTCACGACAGTAGGCTTGCCGTTAACGCGCTGAATCTCGCGGATGTAATAATAGGGTCTTCCCGATTTCATCTTCTTATGCAAGTGAGCCATGATAGAAGCATATCATAAGGGTCTTACAATGTCAAGCACAAAATGCACGCAGTCAATAACGACAACTATTTCTAAAGGAATTTCCCGGTGCTTAGGTGGGTCTTACATCTTTGATGCAGAATTTATCATAGTTTTCAACGGGTTGTCGACTAAATCACGAGAGATCTCCGAAACTCCTGTTGGTCATGCCCGAGATCCTTAGTCGGGCATCCATTCTGTTCAAAGTGGATTCCCGCCTTCGCGGGAATGACGGCCAAGAATGTGCAGACTATTATGAGACCATTAATAACGACGGAACTGTGCGGTGGCTATTAGCCATCCGCGTGAGTGATTTGTTAGGCGTTTGTTTTTTCCATTTGTAGAAAAGAAACTTCGGAGAGACCCGCCTTCTCTCTCGCATGTTCGATGGTCATGCTTACAAGATTGCCCTTCTCATCCAAATCGATATAAAGATTCTCGGATATTTCCTTTGTTTCAACAACAGCAACATTTGAAAACTCAATCAAGGCTGTGTCCGTATCTGTGAAATAACGAATCTTCATTTTTCTTCCTCCTTAAAACTTCTATCAAAGAAAGCATTATGGACGGTTTCGCCGTCCTCCAAAAGGATCACTCTTAGATATTTCCCGACTTCATCTATAAATTTACATTTTCTTATCCTTCCATCAGCCTGCACGTCTTGCTGAAGAGGATTTTTCATTGCATCCAAAATCCATTCTTCCTTAATTGGCGCCCTGTCGGGACGATTCTTCATAAACAAGAAATATTGCGTACATTTCATGGCTTATTTTATCATTTTTCTTATCTTAGTGCCGTGTCGAAGCTACAATCTGACCAGCAGCCAAACGTGCAATGATGCCCGGCGGGAACGTTGCCTTAACCAGCGCAGGCAATCCCCTATGCCAAAACCAAATCAGCGCTAATCCGCGTCTGGGTTGAAGGCTGTGTTATGCTGTCTTTTGTAATAATTTATTGTCGAGTTCAAGTTCATATGAGAGAATTGTCTTGATATTCATTTTCTTGGAAGCATGAAGTATTTCGATGCCGACTATTTTATCTTCAGAAGTTGTATCCAAATTGACACCTTCAGAAATTTCAATTACCCCGTCTGGCTTTTGAGACCCCAATTTAATATAGATAGCATCAACTTCTTTATCGTAATGCACTTTCATTTTTTCCTTCCTTTCTTCAAAGGATAATTTGTTATGACTGACAAAGTATCCTTTTTGACGGAGACAACAATTTTCAAAGGATACTTTTGCCCTATATCTTTGATAATTTCATGTTCGCCCTGAGACAAGTTCATTTTTGCCAAAATAGCAGCTACCGTGGATTCAGGAATTCCATAGAGTTTCGCCCGTCGCTTAGCATGTCGTGAAAATTTTATCTCCATAGTAAGAACCTATCAGAATTATACCTTATTTGCAGATTGTTGAGGCGATATCCCGGAGTTCTTGATGTTATTTTTAATGTGTTGTGAAGAACCGTATACTGCGGTAAGTGATGTAAATAAGAATTCCCATCAACATTAAGAAAAATAAGCCAAGCAATACCATTGCTCCTTTTCTATTGCTTTTTTCAAAGT
Proteins encoded:
- the gnd gene encoding decarboxylating 6-phosphogluconate dehydrogenase: MQIGMAGLGRMGMNMARRLMRGRHRVVAYNRSPEPIREIVKEGTDGAFSLEELVGKLKPPRAVWLMIPAGNAVDELIESLRRLLSKGDTIIDGGNSFYRDDVRHEKELRPDGIHYMDVGVSGGIWGLKNGYCLMIGGEKKDYMRFEPLFKTLAPKDGYLYCGPVGAGHFVKMVHNGIEYGMMSAYGEGFSILNASPYAKGMDFSKIAHLWNQGSVVRSWLLELAEAAFKKDRDLSHIEGYVEDSGEGRWTVQQAIETATPSPLIALSLFQRFHSRETDAFSDRLLAALRNEFGGHAVRKKKK
- a CDS encoding IS1634 family transposase gives rise to the protein MAHLHKKMKSGRPYYYIREIQRVNGKPTVVNQVYLGSPERILELFTTDQKGTLTSLSSREFGALFIFNEIDKEVGFTEIVDSVVPAKGNEERPTVGEYCYYAVLNRIIEPLSKLRLPEWYKKTDIQHIRPVAIERLNSKAFWDKWDKVDEGSVKEISQRFFRKVREIVPVSADCFLFDTTNYYTYLSSKTESDLAVRGKNKDGKHHLRQLGLALLVERSWNIPVYYRLYPGNRHDSKVLHESIEELFREICSWGKTKERLTVVFDKGMNSEDNVEYIDENQRVHFITSYSPFFAEDLAGKDLKHFSPLSIPKNQDLRERGEEGEQILAYRNTGQYWGKDRAVVVTYNPRTHRKKKMDFEQKLNSVREELLLYRRNYREQRPHWKDEESIRERYYRLCEDLHIGSQYYEISFASGEMSFRQHQYQIKIAMDRFGKNIIITDNIDWSTEEIYLAYNERSKIERQFRKSKSPFSIAVTPQYHWTDSKIRLHILTCVVAMVYFSIFRNKLKTAGINLSAEDVLKELRELRTALYMAKGSKKLNRRLEDLTKTQSEVLKIFGYAVKDGWILQNSKL
- a CDS encoding DUF2283 domain-containing protein; the protein is MKIRYFTDTDTALIEFSNVAVVETKEISENLYIDLDEKGNLVSMTIEHAREKAGLSEVSFLQMEKTNA
- a CDS encoding DUF2283 domain-containing protein — encoded protein: MKVHYDKEVDAIYIKLGSQKPDGVIEISEGVNLDTTSEDKIVGIEILHASKKMNIKTILSYELELDNKLLQKTA
- a CDS encoding DUF4258 domain-containing protein encodes the protein MEIKFSRHAKRRAKLYGIPESTVAAILAKMNLSQGEHEIIKDIGQKYPLKIVVSVKKDTLSVITNYPLKKGRKK